A genome region from Schistocerca americana isolate TAMUIC-IGC-003095 chromosome 1, iqSchAmer2.1, whole genome shotgun sequence includes the following:
- the LOC124587813 gene encoding uncharacterized protein LOC124587813: MTFRVDEDLITSRVPTGKGVRQDDTVSLKLFNLALEDIFKFLDWNNRGIKINGSKSIFKGKGVFLTRKSGIFSLSMYAHCIGFEMNISKTTILSTENKPFTFGNQSMAAVDEYIYFVHKIKLGKTSEVQKFLAEQD, encoded by the exons ATGACATTCAGAGTGGATGAAGACCTTATCACCAGTAGGGTCCCAACTGGTAAAGGTGTTCGCCAAGATGACACAGTCTCTCTGAAACTGTTCAATCTTGCATTAGAAGATATATTCAAATTCctagactggaataacagaggaaTAAAAATAAATGGCTC GAAAAGTATTTTCAAGGGAAaaggtgtatttttaaccaggaaatctggtATTTTTTCCTTGTCTATGTATGCACATTGT ATTGGCTTCGAAATGAACATAAGTAAAACAACAATACTAAGTACAGAGAACAAACCATTTACATTTGGAAACCAGTCTATGGCAGCTGTTGATGAATATATCTACTTTGTCCACAAGATTAAACTAGGGAAAACATCCGAAGTACAGAAATTCCTTGCAGAACAGGACTGA